The Myxococcales bacterium genomic sequence TGTCTCCCTACGCAGCCACCAAGCGCGCGGGCGAAATGATGGCGCACGCCGAGCACCACGTGCACGGCACCGGCATCACCTGCTTGCGCTTTTTCACCGTGTACGGACCCCGCCAGCGGCCGGATCTCGCCATCCACAAGTTCACGCGATCGATTGCCATGGGCAAGCAGATCGAGCTTTTCGGGGATGGCAGCACCTCGCGCGACTACACGTGGATCGACGACATCATCGATGGAGTGGTGGCCTCGGTAGATCAGGTCGCACGAGAGTCGCGAGGCCATTTTCGCGTGTACAACCTGGGGGGCTCGAAGACCACCACGCTGCGAGGGCTGGTGGATATGATCGCGGCGGCTCTCGGCAAGACGCCCCTCGTGGCCTGGAAGGCCGAGCAACCAGGAGACATGAAGCACACGCACGCGGATGTCTCCCTGGCCGGACGAGAGCTGGGCTACGCACCGAAGGTGGAGATCTCGCAAGGGATCGAACGCTTCGTGCGGTGGTGGTGCTCCGAGCACGGACCCGAGCTCAAGGCTCTGGGCCTGAAAGTGCCCACGCTGCCGTACCACGCGCCCGAGCCCCGCTAGGGCCGAGCGAGGCTTGAGCTAGCCTGTTTCGGGCGCGCGTGGATCGTCGTGCCAAGGCGTTGATTGTTCCGGGCACTGGGGCGAGACTATCGCGGCCTCCTGCCCCCCCGTCATGAAAGACAAGCCCCTCATACTCGACCTGCTATCGGGTCCCTTCGAGGTCAGACGGCCCCGCATGCCCGGGGAGGAGCACGCGCTCTCGCCTCTGTCGTACGAGCGGCAGATCATGGACGCATTGAAAGCGGCCGTGCGCCTACAACCCATAGCCATCTGGGATCTCCTCTTTAGCCTCGCGCGCGTCGGCTCGTTCACGAACGACGGTGCCGTCGCCGAGGAAATCATGGCAAGCCTGCACCGCGGCGCCCTGATTCTCGCCAGGCCCGGCGCAGGCGACGAATCAGACGCCGGTCGCCCGCTTTTGACAGCTCTGAAGGCATTTAGGTCCTACTTTGGACGCGAGTTTCACATCGGTGTGCGAAAACACCGCTTGGTGTTTCGGCAGGCCGCCGATGAGCTCAGGCGCAAAGGCGAATACGACGTGGTCCCTGCAGGACAGGCGGCCCAAATGGTGCTGGATTTGGCGCGAAACACGCCAACCCTGGCGGAACATGGGGTTGTGTTGGCGGAGAACGTCGTAGACCTTACGTCACCCGCCAAACACGCAGGTCTCGTATTGCTGCGCGCCCCCGTGGCCAACGCAGCAAGGTACGTGGCGCCCGAAGATGTGGTCACGCCGGCCAAGCTGAAAGAGCTCGTAGCGAAGCGCCTTCGGGATCCGAGATGGCTGGGAAAAGAGCCCATGGGCAGCCGTGAAGACATAATTTCAACGGCGAGCATCGACGACACCGTTTTTGTTCGTGTGACGACCGCTCAGTTTCCCATCGGGACCTCGATCACCTTCGTGATAATGGACGCGGCGACGCGTGAGGTGGTTGCCACCCTGGGTGGCAGGGTGGGCGACGGCGAAACCGAAACCATGGCGCGCGCTCAGTGGTGCGTGCCTGACGCCCTCGAATCAGGCCCGGTGGTGCCCGACGAAACCAAGTTCTTGATCGCTGCCGAGGCCATGGGCCAGAAGGTTGATGGCGCGGAATTGAAGATCGTTCCCTGGGTGTGGGAACTGCTCGTGCAATTCGATCCCGAAGATCCGAAGGCCGCAGACGACGAATTGATCTTGCTCGACAGCGCTCACGTTGAAGTCGAGCGGGTGGGCCCCGGGCAAATGACGAAAGAGGGCGAGGACTGCATGCGTGTGAAGTTCAAAAAGGCGCGCAAGATGAAGAACTACACGCTCATCCGCGACCATGGCGAAGATGAGGGTGGCGGCATCGATGTTCTGCTGCAAGATGAATCACCGTTCGAACTCGAACGGATTGCTGATGAGCAGAAGGCCGGTGCTTGAATGGCTACGGCGTCTCTTTCGCGCTTGTACTTGATGAGTGGCGCCTACGATCCCAAGTTTGGCGTCCTCGATCACTCGCTCGAGCCGGTGGCGGATCGCGTTATCTTGCTGAACGACCACAAGGGCCAGTTGAGCCTGAACTACGCCGACACGCGCGGCCAGTTGATGTCGCTTGGCAAGCAGGGTCAGTCGCTCGATCCTGTGCAACGCAATCCCCAAAGGCCACTCACATTTTCCCTGGCGCCCACCGGCACCCTGAGGGATGCCGTTGCGGCTTACGGCATTCAATGGCAAACGCACCTTTTGACTCTGGCTGCGGGCGCGGGCATCACGACCAACATCAGCACGATCCCGTTCAAGTTCACCACGGCAAAGGTCAAGCCGGGTGCGTCTGACGACGAAAAGAAGGTCCTCAGTCATTTCGACAAGGGCGAGTTCTGGGGCCAGCTGGTCATCAAGAACCGCTGCCTTTTGATTCTGGTGGATGCGGCTGCCGCTCCCTCCCTTCGCGGGTGCAAACTAAAGTGCGATGGAAAGCCCGTACAAACGGTTGGGCTTCCCGATCTCTTGACGGTGACTTTGCCGGGAAAGGCAAAGGCGTCTTACCGGGTGGAGGCGGCCGTGGGCCCGGCGCTGCCAGAGGGAAGATACAGCGTTTCGATACCTGCTCACGCCTTTGCGGATCACCGGGTGCATGCCACTTCCGGATCGATCCACCGGACTTTCGAGGTCGCGTTCGCCATAAAGAGTGTCTTTTTCGATCTTGACGTACACATCTTGGAGATGCCGACCGTCGAATCTTCGGTCATGTTGCACTTTGCCGATCGCTTTCCGCATCTCCTCGGCGATGAAGACGAGGCAGTGCCTGTGTACGAAGCCGGCATGAACGCCGTGGCATCAGCCCGTGCGCATGCGCTCGTATATAAAGAAAAGAAAGCTTTGGTCACGGGACTCATGCCTGCTGACGCTTCCTTCGCGGGTGGGCGCAAGGACATCACCGACTACCTGTTCTCCTTGGCCGACAAAGCCCTTGCTGAGGTTTTGCCTTCGCTTGATCTCGCTCCTGGGGCGTCGGAGGTTGCGAAATCCATTCTCGATGGATATCAGGCCAGCCGCGCCTATCTCCTTGGAAAGAAACAGTGGTTCGCCGTTCGCGACACCCTGCAGGATGTCATTTGGAAGGCGATGGAGGTCAATGGAAACACCGCGCTCAAAGTTTCCGAGGGCGTGAAGTCGTTCGAGGTGTTCTTCCATCCGAACTTCTTCCGGGACATGGAAATTGAGGTGCGGAAGACACTGAAGGACAAAAAACAAAAGCTTCTGCTCAAGGTCGGCCTGCTCGACGAGTCGAAGGTCTCTGCGGATCTTCTCAAGAGAATCAAAGAAGAGTCAGAGATCAAAGCCTTGCGCGGGTTCGAGGCAGGCAGGGCCTTGAAGGGGGTGCTCAGCGCCATCGACACCGCGTTGACGATCGAAGAGGCTGCCAGATCCATATCGGCGCTCATCGATGCGCATGGCGATCGCGACCTGCAACACGCGCGCCTGAACACGGGCCTGAAGCGATACCACGACGGCTACCACGCCGCCCCCAATACCGAATCATGGACCAAACTCGAGGCGCTTCGTCGCATGGCCGATGCAGCGCGCGCGGGAGTGGACGCCGCGGAAATGGAGGTCGTGACCCAGTCGGCGGCGGCGGTGATGGGCGGCATCTCGATGATTCCTGTCGTGGGAGAAGTGGCGCAGGTGGTGGCGATGGCAGGGGTGGCCAAGGACCTGGGTTTCAAGGTGCTCGATACGATTAGCAGCGCTGTCGATCGCCTGGGGTACAGGCACCGGTCCCAGGGCAACCGCTTGCTCGATCTTGGACGCCAGCATGCTCTTTGCGTTCGCGCTCTGCCGAGAGGCTCCAAGCCCGGCGACCCTTTGGTGATGTGGTATTCGCGGGTGATCGCGATCATCGGACTCTTGAGACTCATCGAGCGCCTGGGAAGCCCGATGTACGACAAGGCCCGTTTTGATCGAAAGGTTCGTGAATACCAGATTGAGAAGTATGTCAGGACCTATCTGCTGGGCTCGCCATTTCCGGCAATCGTATGGCCAGAGCTGCCCCTGGATGAGGTTTGGATGTATGCCTGCGGCGGCACAAGAGCTGACTGGACCGAGAACTTGATGACTGCGCTGACACCCAGTCAGTATTCCTGGAGCGAGATCAAAGAATCTGGAGGCCACCAAGCCAACTTCGGCCGCAATGACTTGTTTCCAATGGAAGGCATGGAAACGAATGACTTCGCGGCGCTCGCGCGATCGTTCTCCGTAAACTTTTCAGGTGTCGTCGACAAGCAGTACGCATGGGCACGCGCCTACGTTCGTGATCGCACGAGTAGGCGCTGGATCCCTATCGACCAGGCTCTCTTCAAGGTGGGACCTTTCGATGAAGTTCGCGTCGCCGCCGCGTTTCGTGCGCGGTCGGCGGCGGAGAACCTTTCAGGCGTTCCGGTGTCCTTGCAAATCGTGCGAACAGATGGAGTCTTCAACGACAAGGGACCCGTGTACAAGAGTTCGCTCACGCGCGTCATCCCTCGGCCGCCCTTGGCAATGTGCGAGGGCGACGACAAGGAGCTGCTAACTGAAGAACCGTTGGAGAAGGCGCTGAGCGAGGATGCACTCGGGTACTACGCCGTGTTCTTCCCGTTCTACTTCTATCGCAACAAGATGTACCGAGGCATCAAGCCGTTCAGCCACATACCCTTGTCACCGGATCCGAACTTCACTGTCGCATTCGAGATCGCAACGGGCGAGGACGCCAAGCGCATCGCTCACGAACGCAGCGAGGTTGAAGGAAAGATTCACTTCGACCTGAGGGACGGCAACTCCGTTGGCATGTTGCTCGACCGCAGCTTCCTCGCGAAGAAGACGTCGGAGAAGACCATAGGCA encodes the following:
- a CDS encoding SDR family NAD(P)-dependent oxidoreductase, coding for MKILLTGAAGFIGSHLAERLCARGDDVVGFDNFDAFYPRVVKERNLAGLRARPNFALVEGDLTAPGDLERAFTAAGGKVDLVVHLAALAGVRPSLAQPVRYADVNVTGTVNVFDACRKRDVGKVVFASSSSVYGADSVVPFREDDRCARPLSPYAATKRAGEMMAHAEHHVHGTGITCLRFFTVYGPRQRPDLAIHKFTRSIAMGKQIELFGDGSTSRDYTWIDDIIDGVVASVDQVARESRGHFRVYNLGGSKTTTLRGLVDMIAAALGKTPLVAWKAEQPGDMKHTHADVSLAGRELGYAPKVEISQGIERFVRWWCSEHGPELKALGLKVPTLPYHAPEPR